The Setaria italica strain Yugu1 chromosome IX, Setaria_italica_v2.0, whole genome shotgun sequence genome has a window encoding:
- the LOC101783516 gene encoding probable arabinosyltransferase ARAD1: protein MAAAAASCRSPLAWLFALAAALFFASWYLLLDSAAGLPAAARPYLGGGGRRPGPARKCDPTGALLRVYMYDLPPEFHFGLLDWKPPGFGGGVWPDVRGGGGVPEYPGGLNLQHSIEYWLTLDLLASEQGAPTPCAAVRVPRAADADVVFVPFFASLSFNRHSRVVPPARDSEDRALQRRLLEFLAARPEWRRAGGRDHVVLAHHPNGMLDARYRLWPCVFVLCDFGRYPRSVANLDKDVIAPYRHVVANFANDTAGYDDRPTLLYFQGAIYRKDGGSIRQELYYLLKDEKDVHFSFGSVAGNGIEQATQGMRASRFCLNIAGDTPSSNRLFDSIVSHCVPVIISDEIELPFEDVLDYSKFSVIVRGTDAVKKGFLMNLITGISREEWTRMWNRLKEVEKHFEYQYPSQTDDAVQMIWKTIARKVPSIRLKINRLRRFSRFETNKTDEGPSHSSSWLQNQAP from the exons atggccgccgccgcagcctcctGCCGGAGCCCGCTCGCCTGGCTcttcgcgctcgccgccgcgctcttctTCGCCTCCTggtacctcctcctcgactCCGCCGCGggcctgccggccgccgcccgcccttatctcggcggcggcgggcggcggcccggcCCCGCGAGGAAATGCGACCCGACGGGGGCGCTGCTGCGGGTCTACATGTACGACCTGCCCCCCGAGTTCCACTTCGGCCTGCTCGACTGGAAGCCCcccggcttcggcggcggcgtgtgGCCCGAtgtcaggggcggcggcggcgtgccggagTACCCGGGGGGCCTCAACCTGCAGCACAGCATCGAGTACTGGCTCACCCTCGACCTCCTCGCCTCCGAGCAGGGCGCGCCCACGCCCTGCGCCGCCGTGCGTGTGCCCcgggccgccgacgccgacgtcgtcTTCGTGCCCTTCTTCGCCTCGCTCAGCTTCAACCGCCACTCCCGGGTGGTGCCGCCCGCGCGGGACAGCGAGGACCGCGCGCTCCAGCGGAGGCTCCTCGAGTTCCTCGCCGCGCGGCCCGAGTGGCGGAGGGCCGGCGGACGGGACCACGTCGTGCTCGCGCACCACCCCAACGGGATGCTCGACGCGCGCTACAGGCTCTGGCCCTGCGTCTTCGTGCTCTGCGACTTCGGGAGGTACCCGCGCAGCGTCGCCAACCTCGACAAGGACGTCATCGCGCCGTACCGGCACGTCGTCGCCAACTTCGCCAACGACACCGCCGGCTACGACGATCGGCCGACGCTGCTCTACTTCCAAGGCGCCATCTACAGGAAGGAT GGTGGATCCATCAGGCAGGAACTGTATTACCTTCTGAAGGACGAGAAAGATGTGCATTTTTCATTTGGAAGCGTGGCCGGTAATGGGATTGAGCAAGCGACGCAGGGGATGCGGGCTTCCAGGTTCTGCCTCAACATTGCAGGCGACACGCCGTCCTCCAATCGCCTTTTTGACTCTATAGTCAGCCACTGTGTTCCAGTCATCATCAGCGATGAGATTGAGCTCCCGTTCGAGGATGTCCTCGACTACTCCAAGTTCAGTGTCATAGTCCGTGGCACAGACGCAGTCAAGAAGGGATTTCTAATGAACCTAATCACAGGGATCAGCCGAGAAGAGTGGACACGCATGTGGAACAGGTTGAAGGAAGTAGAAAAGCACTTTGAGTACCAGTACCCGTCTCAGACCGATGATGCTGTCCAGATGATCTGGAAGACCATCGCTCGGAAGGTGCCCTCAATCCGTCTGAAGATCAACAGACTACGAAGGTTTTCTCGGTTTGAAACTAACAAGACAGATGAGGGTCCATctcattcttcttcttggctACAGAATCAGGCTCCTTGA
- the LOC101784320 gene encoding ETHYLENE INSENSITIVE 3-like 1 protein has product MMGGGLMMDQGMVFPGVHNFVDLLQQNGDKNLGFGSLMPQTSSGDQCVMGEGDLVDPPPESFPDAGEDDSDDDVDDIEELERRMWRDRMKLKRLRELQQSRGKDQAAAGSGVGDGSSKPRQSQEQARRKKMSRAQDGILKYMLKMMEVCRAQGFVYGIIPEKGKPVSGASDNLRAWWKEKVRFDRNGPAAIAKYQADNAVPGAENELTSGTASPHSLQELQDTTLGSLLSALMQHCDPPQRRYPLEKGVPPPWWPTGDEEWWPELGIPKDQGPPPYKKPHDLKKAWKVSVLTAVIKHMSPDIEKIRRLVRQSKCLQDKMTAKEISTWLSVVKQEEELYLKLHPGARPPVPTGGIASAISFNASSSEYDVDIVDECKGDEAGNQKAAVTDPTAFNLGAAILSDKFLMPTPMKEETAEVEFIQKRNAPGSAEPELMLNNRVYTCNNVQCPHNDYGYGFLDRNARNSHQYTCKYNDPLPQSTENKPPPPQPPQSQAFQGGFNQPNQALNNLDFSLPMDGQRSIAELMNMYDNNFMTNKNMSSDSVSIMEGRPNALPQRMQMDDGFFGQGNGVFDDVNSMMQQPQQAPVQQQQQPQPQQQFFIRDDTPFVSQMGDISGTSEFRFGSSFNMSSTVDYPGAAQQKNDGPNWYY; this is encoded by the coding sequence ATGATGGGAGGTGGGCTGATGATGGATCAGGGCATGGTGTTCCCCGGCGTCCACAATTTCGTGGATCTCCTGCAGCAGAACGGCGACAAGAACCTCGGCTTTGGGTCGCTGATGCCGCAAACGTCCTCCGGCGACCAGTGCGTGATGGGTGAGGGTGATCTCGTGGACCCGCCGCCGGAGAGCTTCCCGGATGCCGGGGAGGACGACAGCGACGATGACGTCGATGACATCGAGGAGCTGGAGCGCCGCATGTGGCGCGACCGCATGAAGCTGAAGCGGCTCAGGGAGCTGCAGCAGAGCCGTGGCAAGGACCAGGCGGCTGCAGGCAGTGGTGTGGGGGATGGGTCGTCCAAGCCAAGGCAGTCGCAGGAGCAGGCGCGGCGCAAGAAGATGTCCCGCGCCCAGGACGGCATCCTCAAGTACATGCTCAAGATGATGGAGGTGTGCCGAGCGCAGGGGTTCGTGTACGGGATCATCCCGGAGAAGGGCAAGCCTGTGAGCGGCGCCTCCGACAATCTCCGTGCCTGGTGGAAGGAGAAGGTCCGGTTTGACCGGAACGGCCCAGCAGCCATCGCCAAGTACCAGGCTGACAACGCCGTCCCGGGCGCTGAGAACGAGCTCACCTCCGGCACCGCCAGCCCGCACTCCCTGCAGGAGCTGCAGGACACCACGCTCGGCTCGCTGCTCTCGGCCCTGATGCAGCACTGCGATCCCCCGCAGCGGCGCTACCCGCTGGAGAAGGGTgtgccgccgccgtggtggccCACCGGCGACGAGGAGTGGTGGCCGGAGCTTGGCATCCCCAAGGACCAGGGCCCGCCCCCCTACAAGAAGCCCCATGACCTCAAGAAGGCCTGGAAGGTGAGCGTGCTCACCGCTGTCATCAAGCACATGTCGCCGGACATTGAGAAGATCCGCCGCCTAGTCCGCCAGTCCAAGTGCCTCCAGGACAAGATGACCGCCAAGGAGATCTCCACATGGCTGTCGGTCGTCAAGCAGGAAGAGGAGCTGTACCTGAAGCTACACCCCGGCGCGCGCCCGCCGGTACCTACCGGCGGCATCGCTAGCGCCATATCGTTCAACGCCAGCTCAAGCGAGTACGACGTGGACATCGTTGATGAGTGCAAGGGCGATGAGGCCGGCAACCAGAAGGCAGCGGTCACTGACCCAACCGCTTTCAACCTGGGCGCGGCTATCCTGAGCGACAAGTTCCTCATGCCGACGCCAATGAAGGAGGAGACTGCTGAGGTTGAGTTCATCCAGAAGAGGAACGCACCCGGCTCTGCGGAGCCAGAGCTGATGCTGAACAACCGCGTGTACACCTGCAACAACGTCCAGTGCCCGCATAACGACTACGGCTACGGGTTCCTTGATCGGAACGCTCGCAACAGCCACCAGTACACCTGCAAGTACAACGATCCTCTCCCCCAGAGCACTGAGAacaagccgccgccaccccagcCCCCACAGTCACAAGCCTTCCAGGGGGGCTTCAATCAACCTAACCAGGCGCTGAACAATCTAGATTTCAGCCTGCCTATGGACGGCCAGAGGTCCATCGCCGAGCTGATGAACATGTACGACAACAACTTCATGACGAACAAGAACATGAGCAGCGACAGTGTCAGCATCATGGAGGGGAGGCCTAATGCACTGCCCCAGAGGATGCAGATGGATGATGGTTTCTTTGGACAGGGCAACGGTGTGTTCGATGATGTCAATAGCATGATGCAGCAGCCACAGCAGGCGCCggtgcagcagcaacagcagccgcagccgcagcagcagttCTTCATCCGTGACGACACTCCCTTTGTGAGCCAGATGGGTGACATCAGCGGCACATCAGAGTTCAGGTTTGGTTCTAGTTTCAACATGTCTAGCACCGTCGACTACCCAGGTGCGGCACAGCAGAAGAACGATGGCCCCAATTGGTACTACTGA
- the LOC101784714 gene encoding uncharacterized protein LOC101784714 gives MAPQLQGGYWIFSGPRLQQMPPWPRSTDSSRPRLLRLVPTRRPCNGAVRVVADAGPALALALDGGADAVGIELLTEEQQEDVDERERLRRMRISQANKGNTPWNKGRKHSPETLQRIRERTRIAMQDPKVKKKLMNLGHAQSEETRVKISAGVRRGWSLRLQRLMVQDGCFVEWRDMVADAARKGFAGGVGLQWNSYKIITEQMRQEWLENHQKRRSMPRPRGGNRRAPKTPEQRRKIAEAIAAKWLDQEYRERVCSGIASYHGSSTGTKTPRKPRPAEEPGVKRETTKKKYLQARAVILEDSLGKGATVKRKKSATPYKDPMAGEKLEMLSKIRAQRAALEIEKKEAIKRARSLIAEAEKAADALETAAAMSPFAQASLIEARKLVTEARVSLECVDLEGPPENASDDTSEDSALLDYDHRLETQNESNVLEQENKPVNGIKFPPTNVNGIGFHFDESAFTGIKQLYQRIENSMERAFLLPSASSKIKGVNGDFGIIDFQVRQSMVNDMANHDCIAAESTDHPGTLGEDAPRSAENAETREDCPPGTLEEDTPSSEEKYKMRWVRGRLVKVENEYEDPEI, from the exons ATGGCGCCGCAGCTGCAGGGCGGCTACTGGATCTTCTCCGGGCCACGGCTCCAGCAGATGCCCCCGTGGCCGCGCTCCACCGATTCATCGCGGCCGCGGCTCCTGCGCCTCGTCCCTACGCGACGCCCCTGCAACGGCGCGGTCCGAGTGGTCGCGGACGCGGGcccggcgctggcgctggcgctggacggcggcgcggatgCGGTGGGGATCGAGCTCCTgacggaggagcagcaggaggacgTGGACGAGAGGGAGAGGCTCAGGCGGATGCGAATATCACAGGCGAACAAGGGTAACACGCCGTGGAACAAGGGAAGGAAGCACAGCCCAG AGACGCTGCAGCGGATTCGGGAGAGAACCAGGATTGCGATGCAGGACCCCAAG GTTAAGAAAAAGCTGATGAATCTGGGACATGCACAGAG TGAGGAGACACGAGTAAAGATATCAGCGGGAGTGAGGCGAGGTTGGAGTTTGCGTCTACAGAGATTAATGGTGCAGGATGGCTGCTTTGTGGAGTGGAGGGACATGGTAGCTGATGCGGCTAGAAAGGGCTTTGCTGGTGGAGTTGGCCTCCAATGGAATTCATATAAAATCATCACTGAGCAAATGCGGCAAGAGTGGTTGGAGAATCACCAGAAAAGGAGATCAATGCCGAGGCCAAGAGGAGGTAACAGACGAGCACCAAAAACTCCTGAGCAGAGGAGAAAAATTGCAGAAGCCATTGCTGCAAAGTGGTTGGATCAA GAATATCGTGAACGTGTTTGTAGTGGAATTGCTAGCTACCATGGATCATCTACTGGCACTAAAACACCAAGAAAACCAAGACCTGCTGAAGAACCAGGTGTAAAGAGAGAGACtacaaaaaagaaatatttgcaAGCCAGAGCTGTAATCTTAGAGGATTCTCTCGGAAAAGGGGCAACTGTTAAGAGAAAGAAAAGTGCAACTCCCTACAAAGATCCGATGGCAGGTGAAAAATTGGAGATGTTATCAAAGATTCGAGCTCAAAGGGCAGCActggaaatagaaaagaaagaagCTATTAAAAGGGCCAG GTCACTGATTGCAGAAGCAGAAAAGGCTGCTGATGCTCTGGAAACTGCTGCAGCGATGAGCCCTTTTGCTCAAGCATCACTTATAGAAGCTAGAAAGCTTGTTACAGAGGCAAGAGTATCACTTGAATGTGTTGATCTTGAAGGGCCTCCAGAAAATGCTTCTGATGATACGTCAGAGGACTCAGCTTTATTGGACTACGACCACAGACTGGAGACACAGAATGAAAGCAATGTGTTGGAGCAAGAGAATAAACCTGTAAATGGGATAAAATTTCCGCCAACCAATGTTAATGGCATCGGTTTCCATTTCGATGAATCTGCATTCACCGGAATAAAACAACTTTATCAAAGGATAGAGAATTCCATGGAAAgagcttttcttcttccttcagcttCATCAAAGATTAAAGGTGTGAATGGAGATTTTGGAATaatagattttcaagttaggcAATCAATGGTCAATGATATGGCAAATCATGATTGCATTGCAGCTGAATCAACAGATCATCCAGGGACACTGGGAGAAGATGCTCCCAGGTCTGCAGAAAATGCCGAAACAAGAGAAGATTGTCCTCCGGGGACACTGGAAGAAGACACACCTTCATCTGAGGAAAAGTATAAGATGAGATGGGTACGTGGAAGGCTGGTTAAAGTAGAAAATGAATATGAGGATCCTGAAATCTAG
- the LOC101783916 gene encoding putative disease resistance RPP13-like protein 1: MDLLKKISSALGCWEKIGGAVLDTVYSTGLRLWNVEEEAEKLRRTEKRIRAVLTDAEQRRFIDDDFVKLWLQELRATAFDVDALLDRLTTMAAVSRMAAAETSRKRKRLWLNIDLGLRQRWELDAWIARINERLDEIEKGKRNLRLRPGDGRRTTPPLQQRQRFPEAAAHGDERHVGRADQKKKIIRALVSESAGLDLPVISIWGTAGIGKTALARLVYSDPEVEKFFTDSNRFWVWLPDRCDVRVATKTIIEAVTRQKCELLSLDILQQRLREHLRKRRFLLVIDNLWAEGFQFWESLRPSLIAGEEGSKLLITTRHERVSRMMSNILNSIQLEGLKDDECWEIVKAYAFSGWSSNDHHDLELIGQRVGANCRGSPLAAKSLGVLLSDTNGQREQWESILSDMQILEGNRNTDIILASLQISYQHLPYHLKQCFALCSMYPPSLEFDKDELVRLWMADGLIKSNGRKRVEMEAGRWFDELLWRSLFETSRSLSNHQKFRVPNLMLDLALRVSKYESLTLSPDDSQVPEHPELVRYATVLCPNDEPLAFDRIYHYQKLRLLKLYPTMKLPSNQVPSALFSNLTCLRALDLSYTELEVLPDSVGCSIHLRYLNLRNTLIKTLPETVCNLFNLQTLDLRYCYWLMDLPEGMSRLVNMRHLCLHLDWDRVTAFRSMPSGIDKLQSLQTLSRFVVVSRDGGKCNINELKNLKIRGELCILNLEATTDDGSKEANLIVKEYLHKLMLKWSDGTCKDEQQLDIEKSERVIEALCPHTNLKHLRIHNYPGRRLPSWVEQLSFLESLEIVSCPRHAQFSMETLQSRRNLRISVM, encoded by the coding sequence ATGGATCTGCTCAAGAAGATCTCCTCCGCGCTCGGCTGCTGGGAAAAGATCGGTGGCGCGGTCCTCGACACCGTCTACTCCACGGGGCTCCGCCTGTGGAacgtcgaggaggaggccgagaagcTGCGCCGCACGGAAAAGCGCATCCGCGCGGTGCTCACCGACGCCGAGCAGCGCCGCTTCATCGACGACGACTTCGTGAAGCTCTGGCTCCAGGAGCTGAGGGCCACGGCCTTCGACGTCGACGCCCTGCTTGACCGCCTCACCACCATGGCCGCCGTGTCCAGGATGGCTGCCGCGGAGACGTCGCGGAAGCGGAAGAGGCTCTGGCTCAACATCGACCTCGGCCTGCGGCAGCGCTGGGAGCTGGATGCCTGGATCGCCAGGATCAACGAACGCCTCGACGAGATCGAAAAGGGCAAGAGGAACCTCAGGTTGCGTCCCGGGGACGGGAGGCGGACGACTCCGCCGCTGCAGCAGCGCCAAAGGTTTCCCGAAGCCGCCGCGCATGGCGACGAGAGACACGTAGGCCGCGCGGACCAGAAGAAGAAAATCATCCGTGCTCTTGTTTCTGAGAGTGCAGGTCTGGACCTTCCTGTGATTTCCATCTGGGGAACGGCAGGAATTGGCAAGACAGCCTTGGCACGGTTGGTCTACAGCGACCCGGAGGTAGAGAAATTCTTCACAGACAGCAACAGGTTTTGGGTTTGGTTACCAGATAGGTGTGATGTGAGGGTTGCCACCAAGACAATCATCGAAGCTGTGACCAGGCAGAAATGCGAGCTTCTAAGTCTGGACATATTGCAGCAACGGCTGCGTGAGCACCTGCGCAAAAGGAGGTTCTTGCTGGTGATCGATAACCTTTGGGCGGAAGGATTTCAGTTCTGGGAATCGCTAAGGCCTTCGCTGATTGCTGGAGAGGAAGGAAGCAAACTTCTGATCACTACTCGACACGAAAGGGTTTCTAGGATGATGTCCAACATTCTTAACAGCATCCAATTAGAGGGTTTGAAAGATGATGAATGCTGGGAAATTGTTAAAGCTTATGCATTCTCAGGGTGGAGCAGCAACGATCACCATGATCTGGAGTTGATTGGACAGAGGGTTGGCGCAAACTGCCGAGGTTCCCCGTTAGCAGCCAAGTCTCTTGGGGTGCTTTTGTCTGACACTAATGGACAGAGAGAACAGTGGGAAAGCATATTAAGTGACATGCAGATTCTTGAAGGTAACAGAAACACGGACATTATCTTGGCAAGTTTGCAGATAAGTTATCAACACTTGCCATATCATCTCAAACAGTGTTTTGCCTTATGTTCTATGTATCCTCCTAGTCTTGAATTTGATAAGGATGAGCTGGTTAGACTCTGGATGGCAGATGGTCTTATTAAGAGCAACGGAAGGAAAAGGGTTGAGATGGAAGCAGGTAGATGGTTTGATGAACTCCTATGGAGGTCACTCTTTGAAACTTCCCGCAGCCTTTCTAATCATCAGAAGTTCAGAGTGCCGAATTTGATGCTTGATCTAGCACTGCGAGTTTCTAAATATGAATCTCTGACTCTCAGTCCTGATGATTCACAGGTTCCTGAGCATCCTGAGTTGGTTCGCTATGCAACTGTATTATGCCCAAATGATGAGCCTCTTGCATTCGACAGGATTTATCACTATCAAAAGTTGAGGCTCCTGAAATTATATCCCACTATGAAACTACCCTCAAATCAGGTTCCATCAGCACTTTTCTCAAACTTAACTTGTCTACGTGCACTAGATCTGAGTTACACTGAGCTTGAAGTCTTGCCAGATTCCGTCGGGTGCTCTATACACCTCAGATACCTCAACCTTCGGAATACTCTGATAAAGACTCTTCCAGAAACAGTCTGCAACCTATTCAATTTGCAGACACTTGACCTCAGGTACTGCTACTGGCTCATGGATTTGCCTGAAGGCATGAGCCGCTTAGTTAACATGCGGCACCTCTGCTTACATCTTGATTGGGATAGAGTTACTGCTTTCAGGTCCATGCCAAGTGGCATTGACAAGTTACAGTCTCTTCAGACTCTTTCTAGATTTGTTGTGGTCTCCAGGGATGGTGGCAAGTGCAACATTAATGAGTTGAAGAACTTGAAGATCCGTGGAGAGCTTTGTATTCTTAATTTGGAAGCCACAACTGATGATGGTTCCAAGGAGGCCAATTTGATAGTGAAGGAGTATTTGCACAAACTGATGCTGAAGTGGAGTGATGGCACCTGCAAGGATGAGCAGCAGCTGGACATAGAGAAAAGTGAGAGAGTCATTGAGGCACTATGTCCACATACCAATCTCAAGCATTTACGCATTCACAATTACCCTGGAAGAAGACTTCCTTCTTGGGTAGAGCAGCTCTCATTTCTGGAGTCTCTTGAGATAGTTTCTTGCCCCAGGCATGCTCAATTTTCCATGGAGACATTGCAGTCCCGCAGAAATTTAAGGATTTCAGTAATGTGA